In one Candidatus Delongbacteria bacterium genomic region, the following are encoded:
- a CDS encoding AraC family transcriptional regulator: MSTPEARPAAVRRMQAHIEAHLNEPVTLQALARCAGCSPWHASRLFREQTGLSPFAYLRLRRLSAAAHSLGATRDRVIDVAFDFVFDSHEGFTRAFTRHFGLSPRQYRRERPPVLTFMPERMRGVYEITPVGGGTMQDSRRTQTVFVQVVERPARRLILKRGVRATHYFQYCDEVGCGVWEQLGALPDALHEPMGLWLPEALRPPGTSTYVQGVEVPRDYSGPLPDGFECIELPASLWMVFQGPPFPDEEFGEAIAALSAEIQAYRPEAFGFAWDDEAGPRFQLEPRGERGYIEGRPVRRLDVADRT, encoded by the coding sequence ATGTCCACGCCGGAAGCCAGACCCGCAGCCGTCCGCCGGATGCAGGCCCACATCGAGGCCCACCTGAACGAGCCCGTCACGCTGCAGGCCCTGGCCCGCTGCGCCGGCTGCTCCCCGTGGCACGCCTCGCGGCTGTTCCGGGAGCAGACCGGACTGTCGCCCTTCGCCTATCTGCGGCTGCGCCGGCTCAGCGCCGCCGCGCACAGCCTGGGGGCCACGCGCGACCGGGTCATCGACGTGGCCTTCGACTTCGTTTTCGATTCGCACGAGGGCTTCACCCGCGCCTTCACCCGGCACTTCGGCCTCTCGCCGCGGCAGTACCGGCGGGAGCGGCCCCCCGTGCTGACCTTTATGCCGGAGCGGATGCGCGGCGTCTACGAAATCACCCCAGTGGGAGGAGGAACGATGCAGGATTCCCGACGTACCCAGACCGTGTTCGTCCAGGTGGTGGAGCGGCCAGCCCGCCGGCTGATCCTCAAGCGCGGCGTGCGGGCCACCCACTACTTCCAGTATTGCGACGAGGTGGGATGCGGCGTGTGGGAGCAGCTGGGTGCGCTTCCCGACGCGCTGCACGAGCCGATGGGGCTCTGGCTGCCCGAGGCCCTGCGCCCGCCCGGCACCTCCACCTATGTCCAGGGCGTGGAGGTCCCGCGGGACTATTCCGGGCCGCTGCCAGACGGCTTCGAGTGCATCGAGCTGCCCGCCAGCTTGTGGATGGTCTTCCAGGGTCCGCCCTTTCCCGACGAGGAATTCGGGGAAGCGATTGCCGCGCTGAGCGCGGAGATCCAGGCCTATCGGCCGGAGGCCTTCGGCTTCGCCTGGGACGACGAGGCCGGGCCGCGCTTCCAGCTGGAGCCGCGCGGCGAGCGGGGTTACATCGAGGGACGTCCGGTGCGGCGGCTGGACGTGGCCGACCGGACCTGA
- a CDS encoding DUF2283 domain-containing protein → MRLTVDQQADALYLDLSEGKATRSEEISPGIVVDYDDQGQLVGIEVLQLSKRAPQLDVGRLLFESTPRVA, encoded by the coding sequence ATGAGACTTACCGTGGACCAACAGGCGGATGCGCTCTATCTCGATTTGAGCGAAGGCAAAGCAACCCGCTCGGAAGAGATTTCTCCGGGCATTGTGGTGGACTACGACGATCAAGGCCAGCTGGTGGGAATCGAGGTCTTGCAGCTTTCAAAGCGGGCTCCCCAGCTTGATGTGGGACGCCTGCTGTTTGAATCCACTCCTCGTGTGGCCTAG
- a CDS encoding DUF4258 domain-containing protein, whose translation MDFEWTQHARLTIAKRGIPEEWIQRALHQPDWREPDALDPSLEHRLIRIQEAEERVLRVIVNNTTQPIRLVTAFLDRRRRQI comes from the coding sequence ATGGATTTCGAATGGACCCAGCACGCGCGCCTGACAATCGCCAAGCGCGGAATTCCCGAAGAGTGGATCCAACGCGCCCTTCACCAGCCGGATTGGCGGGAACCTGACGCACTGGATCCATCACTGGAGCATCGGTTGATCCGCATCCAGGAGGCGGAAGAGCGTGTGTTGCGGGTGATCGTCAATAACACAACGCAGCCGATCCGACTGGTGACTGCGTTTCTGGATCGCAGAAGGAGACAGATATGA
- a CDS encoding MFS transporter: protein MPAWLNNLLPILLLLAAVVVVLSRLPKIDVGHTDGYRRRRVLNWLPLGLTYAFLYMGRYNLEVSKGAFGDIVGSDGSAMMGNADFGLIFGVGTIIYGFSFIINGPLTDKLGGRFSILMGAAGALVANVLMGLASLSLLHQGPGHQWIAGNFVLLFAGLYGLNMYFQSFGAVAIVKVNAAWFHVRERGVFGAIFGILISLGIYFAFDWSTMILKGLATELDPTRGLPWVFFVPAILLGIFWVLDTIYVRDTPGEAGQRDFNTGDASSNDTGPPLGAAKVFALMLRNPVVMTIALIEFCSGFLRQAIMQWFRTFAKQTDSVLHLKDGFVYENWGLLLCIAGILGGVVAGVISDHVFKSRRGPVAVLLYGVMLLGAAVLAFAYVSPAVGLLVIVMSMAVIGVHGMLSGTASMDFGGTRNVGVAVGIIDGFVYLGTAVMSFTYAAILPQQQLDEAGTLIGPATDPVNWRPWPLAMIPVAALGLYLASRVWSAYPEAKKGGGH from the coding sequence ATGCCTGCCTGGCTGAACAACCTGCTGCCGATCCTGCTGCTCCTGGCCGCCGTGGTGGTGGTCCTGAGCCGGCTGCCCAAGATCGACGTGGGGCACACGGACGGCTACCGCCGCCGACGCGTTCTCAACTGGCTGCCCCTGGGTCTCACCTACGCCTTCCTCTACATGGGACGCTACAACCTGGAGGTGAGCAAGGGCGCCTTCGGCGACATCGTGGGCTCCGACGGCTCGGCCATGATGGGCAACGCGGACTTCGGGCTGATCTTCGGCGTGGGCACCATCATCTACGGCTTCTCCTTCATCATCAACGGGCCGCTGACGGACAAGCTGGGCGGCCGCTTCTCCATCCTGATGGGCGCGGCGGGCGCCCTGGTGGCCAACGTGCTGATGGGTCTGGCCTCGCTCAGCCTGCTGCACCAGGGCCCGGGCCACCAGTGGATCGCCGGGAATTTCGTGCTGCTCTTCGCCGGGCTCTACGGCCTCAACATGTACTTCCAGAGCTTCGGCGCCGTGGCCATCGTCAAGGTCAACGCGGCCTGGTTCCACGTGCGCGAGCGCGGCGTCTTCGGCGCCATCTTCGGCATCCTGATCAGTCTGGGCATCTACTTCGCCTTCGACTGGAGCACGATGATCCTGAAGGGGCTGGCCACGGAGCTGGATCCCACCCGCGGCCTGCCCTGGGTCTTCTTCGTCCCGGCCATCCTGCTGGGCATTTTCTGGGTGCTGGATACGATCTACGTGCGGGATACCCCCGGCGAGGCCGGCCAGCGCGACTTCAACACGGGCGACGCCTCCAGCAACGACACGGGGCCGCCCCTGGGCGCGGCCAAGGTCTTCGCGCTGATGCTGCGCAACCCGGTGGTGATGACCATCGCGCTGATCGAGTTCTGCTCGGGCTTCCTGCGCCAAGCGATCATGCAGTGGTTCCGCACCTTCGCCAAGCAGACGGATAGCGTCCTGCACCTGAAGGACGGCTTCGTCTACGAGAACTGGGGCCTCTTGCTCTGCATCGCGGGCATCCTGGGCGGCGTGGTGGCAGGCGTGATCTCCGACCACGTCTTCAAGAGCCGGCGCGGGCCGGTGGCCGTGCTGCTCTACGGCGTAATGCTGCTGGGCGCGGCCGTGCTGGCCTTCGCCTACGTCTCGCCGGCGGTGGGCCTCTTGGTAATCGTGATGTCCATGGCCGTGATCGGCGTACACGGCATGCTCTCGGGCACGGCCAGCATGGACTTCGGCGGCACGCGCAACGTGGGCGTGGCGGTGGGGATCATCGACGGCTTCGTCTATCTGGGCACGGCGGTGATGAGCTTCACCTACGCGGCCATCCTGCCCCAGCAGCAGCTGGACGAGGCGGGCACGCTCATCGGCCCGGCCACGGATCCCGTCAACTGGCGGCCCTGGCCGCTGGCCATGATCCCGGTGGCGGCCCTGGGCCTCTATCTGGCCAGCCGGGTCTGGAGCGCCTATCCGGAGGCCAAGAAGGGCGGCGGGCATTGA
- a CDS encoding bifunctional UDP-sugar hydrolase/5'-nucleotidase yields MSPSSLRSTLVLLCSCAALSACAQPRQLTILHVNDMHTHYLPEPAEWVKEDPKPLTGGMVALQEAVAREKAGASATLVLDAGDWLTGTPLSEVEAEGVKGGAFIQMMNRVGFDAATIGNHDFDNGVETLPKLIGLASFPVVSANLRRDGELLAPAPWLVLERGGLKIGVVGLILDDLAQEVSREMMRGIEVRPVAETAREAIAELDPQTDLIVLLTHQGWREDSLLATQLTGADVIIGGHSHTRLKTPQLVNGVLVAQAGSSARDLGRLDLTVEDDRVTAHEGRLIPLFQRDVKNPDPELAALVKTHEERIDAEYAVVIGHAATDFGRNYYKESALGDLMSDLLLGITGADVALLNSGGLRADLKSGPVSRLDIKQILPFANTIVLFRATGAELLTLLRTNAKASLHEEQGILQLAGIRCAYREGAAGVEILEPTVAGQPLDPGAVYTVATVDYVLGLGAKYMGFEPAAHESRSGTLFTAVAEWIAAHPELEAPAGGRFTHRP; encoded by the coding sequence ATGAGCCCTTCCAGCCTGCGATCCACCCTGGTCCTGCTCTGCTCCTGCGCGGCCCTCTCGGCCTGCGCCCAACCTCGGCAGCTGACCATCCTCCACGTCAACGACATGCACACCCACTACCTGCCCGAACCGGCGGAGTGGGTCAAGGAGGATCCCAAGCCCCTGACCGGCGGCATGGTGGCCCTGCAGGAGGCCGTGGCCCGGGAAAAGGCCGGCGCGTCCGCCACGCTGGTGCTGGACGCCGGCGACTGGCTCACCGGCACGCCCCTCTCGGAGGTGGAGGCCGAGGGCGTGAAGGGTGGCGCCTTCATTCAAATGATGAACCGCGTGGGCTTCGACGCCGCCACCATCGGCAACCACGATTTCGACAACGGCGTGGAGACGCTGCCCAAGCTGATCGGGCTGGCCAGCTTCCCGGTGGTCTCCGCCAATCTGCGCCGCGACGGCGAGCTGCTGGCCCCGGCACCCTGGCTCGTGCTGGAGCGCGGCGGGCTGAAAATCGGCGTGGTGGGTCTGATCCTGGACGATCTGGCCCAGGAAGTCAGCCGCGAGATGATGCGCGGCATCGAGGTGCGGCCGGTGGCCGAAACCGCGCGGGAGGCCATCGCCGAGCTGGACCCGCAGACCGACCTGATCGTCCTGCTGACCCATCAGGGCTGGCGCGAGGACAGCCTGCTGGCCACCCAGCTGACGGGCGCGGACGTGATCATCGGCGGCCACTCGCACACGCGCCTGAAGACGCCCCAGCTGGTGAACGGCGTGCTGGTGGCCCAGGCGGGCAGCTCGGCCCGCGACCTGGGGCGCCTCGACCTGACCGTGGAGGACGACCGGGTGACGGCGCACGAGGGACGGCTGATCCCGCTCTTCCAGCGCGACGTGAAGAACCCCGATCCCGAACTGGCGGCGCTGGTGAAAACCCACGAGGAGCGCATCGACGCCGAGTACGCCGTGGTGATCGGCCACGCGGCGACGGACTTCGGTCGCAACTACTACAAAGAGAGCGCCCTGGGCGACCTGATGAGCGACCTGCTGCTGGGGATCACGGGTGCCGACGTGGCGCTGCTGAACTCGGGCGGCCTGCGCGCGGACTTGAAGTCCGGGCCGGTGTCACGGCTGGACATCAAGCAGATCCTGCCCTTCGCCAACACCATCGTGCTCTTCCGCGCCACGGGCGCGGAGCTGCTGACCCTGCTGCGCACCAATGCCAAGGCCAGCCTCCACGAAGAACAGGGCATCCTGCAGCTGGCCGGGATCCGCTGCGCCTACCGCGAGGGCGCGGCGGGCGTGGAGATCCTGGAGCCCACGGTGGCCGGCCAGCCGCTGGACCCCGGGGCCGTCTACACGGTGGCGACGGTGGACTACGTGCTGGGGCTGGGCGCCAAGTACATGGGCTTCGAGCCCGCCGCGCACGAGAGCCGCTCGGGCACGCTGTTCACGGCCGTGGCGGAGTGGATCGCGGCCCATCCCGAGCTGGAGGCGCCGGCGGGCGGCCGCTTCACCCATCGCCCCTGA
- a CDS encoding GxxExxY protein codes for MIDSELNLISGLIVRSAFQVHRNLGPGLLEKIYEVCLLHEIRKRGLQVESQVWLPVEYDGLRLDAALRLDVVVEGRVLIELKTVERVLPVHEAQILSYLRISGLKIGLLLNFKTQLMKEGIRRFIL; via the coding sequence ATGATCGATTCTGAACTCAACCTCATCTCGGGCCTCATCGTGCGTTCTGCCTTCCAAGTGCATCGGAATCTCGGCCCGGGCTTATTGGAAAAAATCTACGAGGTCTGCCTGCTGCACGAGATCCGCAAACGCGGATTGCAGGTGGAGAGTCAGGTCTGGCTTCCCGTCGAATACGATGGGCTTCGATTGGACGCCGCGCTGCGACTCGATGTCGTGGTCGAGGGCCGGGTGTTGATTGAATTGAAGACGGTTGAGCGAGTGCTACCCGTCCATGAAGCTCAGATCCTCTCTTACCTACGTATCTCCGGATTGAAGATCGGCTTGCTGCTCAACTTCAAGACCCAATTGATGAAGGAAGGGATACGCAGGTTTATCCTCTGA
- a CDS encoding mechanosensitive ion channel family protein, which translates to MNQLHFDGARLLLAAGILLGMLLVRLIFQKVILRHLMRVTALTSMRHDDLVLEAIQPPMTAFLLSLGVYWSLVALQLPTTPLNLPRYLELAWHATAMALVIWLLYRLITPLAAFLEDRLFSGDETGRRQFAPILTGVLRFLLITLAAVFVAHNLGYQVTSLLAGLGIGGLAVALAAQDTLANILGTVVVLSDRPFRVGDWVRVDGQEGTVEGIGFRSTRIRTFSKSLIVVPNKLLTEKQIENWSAMTCRRVKMSLGLLYATEPERLTAFVEDLRQLLVTDPGVDAEAVTVAFTEFGTSSLDVLVVYFTHAIPYDEHLVVRQRINLAILRLAAARGVEFAFPTRTVQLEQPR; encoded by the coding sequence TTGAATCAGCTGCACTTCGATGGCGCCCGCCTGCTGCTGGCCGCGGGCATCCTGCTCGGCATGCTCCTCGTCCGCCTGATCTTCCAAAAGGTCATCCTGCGCCACTTGATGCGGGTCACGGCGCTGACCAGCATGCGCCACGACGATCTGGTGCTGGAGGCCATCCAGCCGCCGATGACGGCCTTTCTGCTCAGCCTGGGTGTCTACTGGTCGCTGGTGGCGCTGCAACTCCCCACCACGCCGCTGAACCTGCCACGCTACCTCGAGCTGGCCTGGCACGCCACGGCCATGGCGCTGGTGATCTGGCTGCTCTACCGGCTGATCACGCCGCTGGCTGCCTTCCTGGAGGACCGGCTCTTCTCCGGCGACGAGACGGGCCGCCGCCAGTTCGCGCCCATCCTGACGGGCGTGCTGCGCTTTCTGCTGATCACGCTGGCGGCCGTGTTCGTGGCCCACAACCTGGGCTACCAGGTCACCAGCCTGCTGGCGGGGCTGGGCATCGGCGGACTGGCCGTGGCGCTGGCGGCCCAGGACACGCTGGCCAACATCCTGGGCACGGTGGTGGTGCTCAGCGACCGGCCCTTCCGGGTGGGCGACTGGGTGCGCGTGGACGGCCAGGAGGGCACGGTGGAGGGCATCGGGTTCCGCTCCACGCGGATCCGCACCTTCTCCAAGAGCCTGATCGTGGTGCCCAACAAGCTGCTGACCGAGAAACAGATCGAGAACTGGTCGGCCATGACCTGCCGCCGGGTGAAAATGTCGCTGGGCCTGCTCTACGCCACGGAGCCGGAGCGCCTGACGGCCTTCGTGGAGGATCTCCGGCAGTTGCTGGTGACAGACCCGGGCGTGGACGCGGAGGCCGTGACGGTGGCCTTCACGGAGTTCGGCACCAGCAGCCTGGACGTGCTGGTGGTCTACTTCACCCACGCCATCCCCTACGACGAGCACCTGGTGGTGCGCCAGCGGATCAACCTGGCCATCCTGCGCCTGGCCGCCGCGCGGGGCGTGGAGTTTGCCTTCCCCACTCGCACGGTGCAGCTCGAACAGCCACGCTGA
- a CDS encoding flagellar assembly protein T N-terminal domain-containing protein — translation MRASHSTHPAGLRWLLTLLLIVLGLSAGGARAQESATVTVEGLAQIIDGNTLSAREAALRDAMRKAVETALGTLMESRTMVENFELKKDEIYSRASGFVSTYEVLEEKKQIDMYWMKVRAVVNQQKLGDDARALGLLQELVGKPKMMIMVDEYWWDGSLAKDQQEAVDDPASAARIAERFLGRGFALVDAETVKKLRSSEMQTMDDLMNNGEAIIRLAQQAAAEYGAEVLILGTCKAEPANLVGGKYTATATFTAKIVDASTGALLGTKQYSQSGVGISPEQARSESGARAGDGVSQTLIDQVLQYWQDKANNGMDYVIKLYNVDSFVQQGMKFITGLKGIGGVTHAKKRSWDEKLHRLEIDLTYKGNDVDELTYAIVEALSPAFPQLDLREAKGNNLNFYLKK, via the coding sequence ATGCGGGCATCACACTCCACCCACCCGGCCGGCCTCCGCTGGCTGCTGACCTTGTTGCTGATCGTCCTTGGCCTGTCCGCCGGCGGCGCGCGGGCCCAGGAGAGCGCCACCGTCACGGTGGAGGGCCTGGCCCAGATCATCGACGGCAACACGCTCTCGGCCCGGGAGGCCGCCCTGCGCGACGCCATGCGCAAGGCCGTCGAGACCGCCCTGGGCACCCTGATGGAGAGCCGCACGATGGTCGAGAACTTCGAGCTGAAGAAGGACGAGATCTACAGCCGGGCCTCGGGCTTTGTCAGCACCTACGAGGTGCTCGAGGAGAAGAAGCAGATCGACATGTATTGGATGAAGGTGCGGGCCGTGGTCAACCAGCAGAAGCTGGGGGACGACGCCCGGGCGCTGGGCCTGCTCCAGGAGCTGGTGGGCAAGCCCAAGATGATGATCATGGTGGACGAGTACTGGTGGGACGGCAGCCTGGCCAAGGACCAGCAGGAGGCCGTGGACGACCCGGCCAGCGCCGCGCGCATCGCCGAGCGCTTCCTGGGCCGCGGCTTCGCCCTGGTGGACGCGGAGACCGTCAAGAAGCTGCGCTCCAGCGAAATGCAGACCATGGACGACCTGATGAACAACGGCGAGGCGATCATCCGCCTGGCCCAGCAGGCCGCCGCCGAGTACGGCGCCGAGGTGCTGATCCTGGGCACCTGCAAGGCCGAGCCCGCCAACCTGGTGGGCGGCAAGTACACGGCCACGGCCACCTTCACGGCCAAGATCGTCGACGCCTCCACGGGCGCGCTGCTGGGCACCAAGCAGTACTCGCAGAGCGGCGTGGGGATCAGCCCCGAACAGGCCCGCAGCGAGAGCGGCGCCCGGGCCGGCGACGGCGTCAGCCAGACCCTGATCGATCAGGTGCTGCAGTACTGGCAGGACAAGGCCAACAACGGCATGGACTACGTCATCAAGCTCTACAACGTGGACTCCTTCGTCCAGCAGGGCATGAAGTTCATCACCGGCTTGAAAGGGATCGGCGGCGTGACCCACGCCAAGAAGCGCAGCTGGGACGAAAAGCTCCACCGGCTGGAGATCGACCTGACCTACAAGGGCAACGACGTGGACGAGCTGACCTACGCCATCGTCGAGGCGCTCAGCCCGGCCTTCCCGCAGCTGGATCTGCGCGAGGCCAAGGGCAACAACCTCAACTTCTATCTGAAGAAGTGA
- a CDS encoding enoyl-CoA hydratase/isomerase family protein: MTTLTVHQDEQVALVTLNRPLLRNAIDDRMVRELHDLTGTLEADPGLRAVVLTGAGKAFCSGMDLAYLERSVEAPEAEIRLDTERLRELLVSIRSSRLPWIAAINGPAVAGGCGLATACDLILADRVHARFGYPEVRIGFIPALVAVFLAERVGETAARDLLLTGRLVKADAALRMGLINELAEEGQVLALAGQRARAMARTCSGEAVAATKLLLERLRGLSDAEALDLALEANIKQRFSVSCRKGVRAFLDKEDLDWRRLEG; the protein is encoded by the coding sequence ATGACGACTCTGACGGTTCATCAGGACGAGCAGGTGGCGCTGGTCACCCTGAATCGGCCCCTGCTGCGCAACGCCATCGACGACCGGATGGTGCGCGAGCTGCACGACCTGACCGGCACGCTGGAGGCGGACCCCGGCCTGCGGGCCGTGGTTCTCACCGGGGCCGGCAAGGCCTTCTGCTCGGGCATGGACCTGGCCTACCTGGAGCGCAGCGTCGAGGCGCCGGAGGCGGAGATCCGCCTGGATACGGAGCGCCTGCGCGAGCTGCTGGTGTCCATCCGTTCCAGCCGCCTGCCCTGGATCGCCGCGATCAATGGCCCGGCCGTGGCCGGCGGCTGCGGGCTGGCCACCGCCTGCGACCTGATCCTGGCGGACCGTGTCCATGCGCGCTTCGGCTATCCCGAGGTGCGCATCGGCTTCATCCCGGCGCTGGTGGCCGTCTTCCTGGCCGAGCGCGTCGGCGAGACCGCGGCCCGCGACCTGCTGCTCACCGGCCGGCTGGTCAAGGCCGACGCCGCGCTGCGCATGGGCCTGATCAACGAGCTGGCCGAGGAAGGCCAGGTGCTGGCGCTGGCCGGCCAACGCGCCCGCGCCATGGCCCGGACCTGCTCGGGCGAGGCCGTGGCGGCCACCAAGCTTCTGCTGGAGCGCCTGCGCGGCTTGTCCGACGCCGAGGCCCTGGACCTGGCCCTGGAGGCCAACATCAAGCAGCGCTTCAGCGTCTCCTGCCGCAAGGGCGTGCGGGCCTTCCTGGACAAGGAAGACCTGGACTGGCGCCGGCTGGAGGGCTGA
- a CDS encoding PGPGW domain-containing protein: MEHGFESLATFLHTYAAPLFWLAGFSLLLTLASLLLVPWLILRLPADYFAGEKRRRAAWALRHPLIRALVLTGRTVVGLLLILTGLVLLALPGQGLLTILMGLMIAVYPGKYRLERWLVTRPALLKSINWLRRRAHRPPLDLD; the protein is encoded by the coding sequence GTGGAGCACGGGTTTGAATCCCTCGCGACCTTTTTGCACACCTACGCAGCCCCGCTTTTCTGGCTGGCGGGCTTCTCCCTGCTGCTCACCCTGGCCTCCCTGCTGCTAGTGCCCTGGCTGATTCTGCGCCTGCCCGCCGACTACTTTGCCGGCGAGAAGCGCCGGCGCGCGGCCTGGGCCCTGCGCCACCCGCTGATCCGCGCGCTGGTGCTGACGGGCCGGACCGTCGTGGGCCTGCTGCTGATCCTGACGGGCCTGGTCCTGCTGGCGCTGCCGGGCCAGGGCCTGCTGACCATCCTGATGGGCCTGATGATCGCGGTCTACCCGGGCAAGTACCGGCTGGAGCGCTGGCTGGTGACCCGTCCGGCGCTGCTGAAGTCCATCAACTGGCTGCGCCGCCGCGCCCATCGCCCGCCGTTGGACCTGGATTGA
- a CDS encoding cellulase family glycosylhydrolase, translating to MMPDTTAGICPARLTIRRPSQLDGLRNALLLLFLLAAGRLGMAQEPLHERLGFSTGSLTNQSAEHIRRTFTEAGRVGRWIRADCDWSVVERVPGTLEWEPVDRWVDIARELGLNVVMVVAYTPTWARPACLSDKLHSAPDRRHLDEWRAFCDSVATRYGRGKGIHHFEIWNEPNAQEFYSTLNKDHTCRSAATYREVLAGAAERIRARDERAQILVGGIWPKAEDNEWNRVVGSRLWLQRQYGSTPDSARAFSASFDLLGYHPYAVYEDRAGGSTGGPLSEPEALNPFLLTAELHAIMVAHGDGDKQIWATELGARTGGAHLPRVDEATQARWVGEYLNQWGRWDFAGKLFWYNIQDECPPQDPAGWCHYGVLRFDGSRKPAYHELLRWAQGR from the coding sequence ATGATGCCTGACACTACTGCCGGGATTTGTCCAGCCCGTCTGACCATCCGCCGGCCCAGCCAGCTCGACGGGCTCAGAAACGCCTTGCTGCTCCTCTTCCTGCTGGCTGCCGGCCGGCTGGGGATGGCGCAGGAGCCGCTCCACGAGAGGTTGGGATTCAGCACCGGGTCGCTGACGAATCAATCCGCAGAGCACATCCGGCGGACGTTTACGGAGGCTGGGAGGGTCGGGCGCTGGATTCGGGCCGACTGCGACTGGTCGGTGGTGGAACGCGTGCCGGGAACCCTGGAGTGGGAACCGGTGGACCGTTGGGTGGACATCGCCCGGGAGTTGGGCCTGAACGTGGTCATGGTGGTGGCCTACACCCCGACCTGGGCGCGGCCCGCCTGCCTGTCGGACAAGCTGCACTCCGCCCCGGATCGCCGTCACCTGGACGAGTGGCGGGCCTTTTGTGATTCGGTCGCGACCCGGTATGGGCGGGGCAAGGGCATCCATCACTTTGAGATCTGGAATGAGCCCAACGCGCAGGAGTTCTACTCGACCCTGAACAAGGACCACACTTGCCGCAGCGCAGCCACCTATCGCGAGGTTCTGGCTGGTGCGGCGGAACGGATTCGGGCGCGGGATGAACGTGCGCAGATCCTGGTGGGCGGGATCTGGCCGAAGGCGGAGGACAACGAGTGGAACCGGGTGGTCGGAAGCCGACTCTGGCTGCAGCGGCAGTATGGATCCACCCCGGATTCCGCGCGGGCCTTCTCCGCCAGTTTCGATCTGCTTGGATATCATCCATATGCCGTGTACGAAGACCGCGCCGGCGGGAGCACCGGCGGACCGCTCTCGGAACCTGAGGCGTTGAATCCCTTCCTGTTGACCGCCGAGCTGCACGCCATCATGGTCGCCCACGGCGACGGCGACAAACAGATCTGGGCCACTGAACTGGGGGCGCGGACGGGCGGCGCACATCTGCCCCGCGTGGACGAGGCGACGCAGGCCCGCTGGGTGGGTGAGTACCTGAACCAATGGGGGCGCTGGGACTTCGCCGGCAAGCTCTTCTGGTACAACATCCAGGATGAATGCCCACCACAGGATCCGGCGGGTTGGTGCCACTACGGCGTGCTGCGCTTCGACGGCTCTCGGAAGCCGGCCTATCATGAACTGCTGCGGTGGGCGCAGGGGCGGTAG